The segment atgaaacttaaaaaaaCAAAAGATATTAGAACCTCGAAAAGAGGTTACAACATTAACAAAATCAAAGACAAAAGATATTAGAACCTCAAAAAACACCCTGAACCACACAACATCCCAAGTAAATAACATGTCTTACCACTCGAAAAACAATCACCAATTAGCAATTAACCCTAAAAAACAAAAGAAGGAATTGTTTCCGACAAAGACTAGGTTGCTTGAATTGTcaaacaagtttttttttttttttttacatttttccaTCTGTAAATTGATGTGAAACAAGAAGAAGACTTGTTCTAAGTCAAGCCAAAACATTAAAGAAAAAACCTATTCCTCACGCTATATTGACTCAAATGTAAATGCCAAATGTGTAACTTATGATTTTTCTATTACTTAACTGAATGAGAACCAGAAGTCCCAACTAGTCTTATCCGGTTCGGTTTTTAAGTATAGTTTCTCACTAATTTGCCTTATAAATAAGCAGGTTTAGTGTCTCTTTTTTTTATTCATTCTaagtcatacatatttcatagaatttcttcattgGAAAGCTGCTTCTAATCACATATGAAGGTgagcttttctttctttttctcccatAACTCAATACTATATCTATAagggaacatatatatatatatatatatatatatatatatatataatattgttaCAACTTATATAGACATGTACATATAATATAAGATTGATggaactcatatatatatatatatgtgtgtgtgtgtgtgtgttttataTGTAATTAATAATGCAGCAAAAGATGGTTCTGAAGGTGCAAATGAACTGTGAGAAATGTCGAGCACAGGCTTTGAAGATTGCTGCTGCTACACAAGGTTGGCAATGGCGTCTAAATTCTGACTTCATTTTATGCTTATACATGTATATGGGTTAATTCCCCCCAAAGTCCCCAAACtatatgttaaattttaaattagtccctaaacttcaACACATTATCGTTCCAATCAGGTCTTTCCGTCGATCTAGTAGGTAACTTTGGCGTTAAATATCATCTTTGATCAAATTATGTGGTTAAAACTGCTTATTACTGCATGTGTTTTTTGAAAAAAGGAAGCGTGTTAGCTGCAATCTAACACTTAACGCCAAAGTTGATGAATAAGTAGATAGAAGGAGTTGATTGGAACGATATTATAATTTGAAGATTCAATTGGGACATTTTGATGTTCAAGATCATTTAGAATTGGTATAATGTAAAATTAAGCCCTTAATGTTTACATCTTTAGTCAATTTGACCctaattctgtttttttttttagttaaatttagtcctcaacattttaaaataagtcaaatttgaccaTCAACAGTTTCAAAAAGAATCAAattgtagttttttttttaaaaaaaaaacttaaatactAACTAAAACATTAATTCTTTAAACATGGAAACTCACATGGCAATTCACGTATATTTCAAGCTTTTTCTTTTAtgattttttgtgaatttttataatatttttatattttgaattttttataatttttaaataatttattaaagtgGCATATAAGACAGATAGTGTCATGGCAGCACGAAGTACATGTAAATAGTCATGCAATTTGTCATACTAAcatcattaaaaaaattaatgatataatcaacattttcaataaaaaaaagcGATTGACTGTTTTTGAAAGGTAAATTTACCATTAAAACTTGACCCAACTTATAATCTGGGGCCAATTCAAAGGGCAGGTAGAGGCCTTTGCCCTTTGAATAAAATGGTGGAATTTTGTTTTTAGTCCCTTTATAAATTTACTAATTCAAATTATGCCATTTTAGTGTACAATTTTGTACTTCAACCCCAACAAACATGGAATTTTGGTTTTGAGGATGAACAGGTGTGACTCATATGGCAatacaagggaaagaaaaagatgaactAATGGTAACTGGAGACGAAGTGGATTCAGTTAAGTTGACTCGTTGTTTAAGAAAGAAGCTTCACCATGCTACCATATTGaccataaaagaaataaaagaggagaaagaagagaagaaagaagagaaaaaagatgatgaaaaatataCCCCGCCTTATTATGTATGCTATCCCCCATATCCCATGCCTCCACAAATTATGGTTCAAGATCCATGCCAAAGCCAAGCATGTTCCATCATGTGATGCATCACTTATCCATCAAGTTTATGTTACTCCATTCTCGATCTAAACAAGATTATACTCATATTGTAAAAtggatggaaaaaaaattaaatctatgTTACTCGAGATATGATGAATGGAGGATACGAATATGTATTTGATATGATTATAAATTGGAATAAAGGTCAACTGAGTCTTTACTCGATTGACACCCGTATTATTGGCATAGAAGGAAGGCTTTAGATGACTTGCTTTTATATATAGTAGTATACATAtagcaacaaaatagtagcaatataatagctAAACGATAACAAAAAGCAGCATGgtctttttttttggaaaaaccgGGTTAGGCCAAAAAATCTTACCCGAGGCCCATTCCTTTTAGAAAAAATCTCATTTTTTTTGCCCAAACACTACCACTTTTCAAACGGAGGCTTGACCCATTATCAGGTCTAACTAAAAGGTTGAACGGTACAAGGaagttgaaaaataaaaataacaataataatttgagtgaaagaaggaagaaaatttaaaaagaatGATATTTTCAAGGTATATTAgtcattttatcattttttaattttaaattagaaaaataaataataaataagatatTTTGATTGGATTAATAGTAGTCCTTAGATAAAAGTTTCAATGGTTAAATCCTAGCCATTGATTAAGTAGTAAactgaataaagaaataaaaaacaaCTAGAAGATAGAAGAAAGGTCATTCTCTTCTCTataaggaccaatttgtaaaattttaaattctaaagaTTGAGTAGCGAAATCtgaaaaattgaattataacTAAATTATATGATTATGAAAGAAAATTGGAAAGTTAAGCATAAAATAGTAAAGTTTGAAactatagggattaaattgtaaagtttagacCTAATTTATATGGTTTTAGAGTTTACAATTCTAAAAATAGAATATGAAAGTTTATGGTTCAAAAATCAgggaataatttgtgaaaattttgataagatttTAACGgtagggattaaattataaaatctgaaaattttgaaaaaaataaagaatataaaagaTTGTTTTGCAAAATTGTGCAAACTGGGACTAAAGTTGAGTGAAAAATTTAAGCTAATTTTTTAGTAAACAAGggagtcaatttgaataatggcTTCGTTGGATGGGCGACACGTTTACCTGTTCTTAGTATAAAAATAATGGTGATGGTGAGATTAAATACTGTAACGATACTATAGTGcgagataaaaaaaaaagagcagtGATTGCAATTATTTGATGACAGTGCCCTTTTAATATAAAGTAACCAATCAGTTGATATAGAATTTGGCAAAAGAAATAGTAACAAAAAGGGATTTAAAAAATTAATGGTTTGTTTTACATCGATGAAAATATTATCAAAGTTTCTGTACTAaaaattagattatattttatttttttattcaagaaA is part of the Gossypium arboreum isolate Shixiya-1 chromosome 5, ASM2569848v2, whole genome shotgun sequence genome and harbors:
- the LOC108488990 gene encoding heavy metal-associated isoprenylated plant protein 47-like isoform X3 — protein: MKVQMNCEKCRAQALKIAAATQGVTHMAIQGKEKDELMVTGDEVDSVKLTRCLRKKLHHATILTIKEIKEEKEEKKEEKKDDEKYTPPYYVCYPPYPMPPQIMVQDPCQSQACSIM
- the LOC108488990 gene encoding heavy metal-associated isoprenylated plant protein 47-like isoform X2, which translates into the protein MKMVLKVQMNCEKCRAQALKIAAATQGVTHMAIQGKEKDELMVTGDEVDSVKLTRCLRKKLHHATILTIKEIKEEKEEKKEEKKDDEKYTPPYYVCYPPYPMPPQIMVQDPCQSQACSIM
- the LOC108488990 gene encoding heavy metal-associated isoprenylated plant protein 47-like isoform X1, which codes for MKQKMVLKVQMNCEKCRAQALKIAAATQGVTHMAIQGKEKDELMVTGDEVDSVKLTRCLRKKLHHATILTIKEIKEEKEEKKEEKKDDEKYTPPYYVCYPPYPMPPQIMVQDPCQSQACSIM